A stretch of Aedes aegypti strain LVP_AGWG chromosome 2, AaegL5.0 Primary Assembly, whole genome shotgun sequence DNA encodes these proteins:
- the LOC5571220 gene encoding protein ecdysoneless — MTSKSILQSVREDDFVEYWLFPAGLDQKDVSLENCESQLEELRAEVNKLAGDYCRRYIWHRDGFKVTIRKGGRVQRLLLEASNQQEEPEATLPPHLYGITHYGDNVQDEWFIVSLLFHLTSRIHGLLARVVDSDGEFLLIEAAEHLPRWANPERCEGRVFIYDGELYLVGTEEQKDAHPLEQVIQELKSETRSKWAVSKEIKSCIDERTRDFPDKIEESHHRANLFVPVGVAAALKENPQLVSAAVLAFCNRDPIDLKACRAMRFFPPENCVYTSAVFTRCLYAMLMHSNYLPDRRTGWSLPLASDPNYKAHMLGLKLACGFEILASQAKSMQSLETDKGWQSYFESLKAKGYFQDNIVGSQEHNRLLKIAQDYYQENRDSMKFTPKIGEEIVSILKRNDFDADELRQEGQNLPPPDDDSWINISPEELDRMLTERYGTRKLFSMNGNASPEAFTSMVTDFLEQKSEFDGVDQDAAIAQLDLGAFKPVKPKRTKSKAKADLQNNLPQPSPLHQPIDFDPDAFGAHVKHMLDLVIPEDRWDSSDASDMSDYDEDAYDQNIEDMATSRRAKGVKNELQTYMDQMDRELAKTTIGKSFETDISESNREEDEARRQSDLDDFDDIESFKPVNIDVNVLKNMMESYQSQVGGPGPAANLLGSMGVHLSRTSNGPSKSGNTKQTDV, encoded by the exons CAATAAACTGGCCGGGGATTACTGCCGTCGCTACATTTGGCACCGGGATGGGTTCAAGGTCACCATCCGGAAGGGCGGTCGGGTGCAGCGATTGTTGCTCGAGGCCAGCAATCAGCAGGAAGAACCGGAAG CTACGCTACCGCCTCATCTATACGGCATTACACACTACGGGGATAACGTGCAAGACGAATGGTTCATCGTTTCGCTGCTATTTCATCTTACTAGCAGAATTCACGGCCTGTTGGCGCGGGTTGTCGATTCTGACGGAGAATTCCTACTGATCGAAGCGGCCGAACATTTGCCCCGGTGGGCCAATCCGGAGCGCTGCGAGGGTCGCGTATTCATCTACGATGGGGAACTGTATCTCGTTGGAACCGAGGAACAGAAGGATGCCCATCCATTGGAACAGGTCATACAAGAACTGAAATCGGAAACACGTTCCAAGTGGGCGGTTTCCAAAGAAATCAAATCCTGCATCGATGAGCGGACAAGGGATTTCCCTGACAAAATCGAAGAAAGCCATCACAGAGCGAATTTGTTCGTTCCCGTAGGGGTAGCAGCCGCTCTGAAAGAAAATCCTCAACTGGTATCAGCTGCAGTATTAGCGTTCTGCAATCGAGATCCCATCGATCTGAAGGCATGCCGAGCGATGAGATTCTTCCCACCGGAGAATTGCGTCTACACCAGTGCCGTGTTCACCCGATGCCTCTATGCAATGCTTATGCATAGTAACTACCTCCCGGATCGGAGAACCGGCTGGAGCCTCCCTTTGGCCAGTGACCCGAATTATAAGGCACACATGCTGGGCCTCAAGCTGGCCTGTGGATTTGAAATATTGGCGTCGCAAGCAAAGTCGATGCAGTCGTTGGAAACGGACAAAGGGTGGCAGAGCTACTTTGAATCGCTGAAAGCGAAAGGATACTTCCAGGACAACATTGTCGGATCTCAG GAACACAACCGTCTTCTAAAAATAGCTCAAGATTATTACCAAGAAAACCGCGATTCCATGAAGTTCACGCCTAAAATCGGCGAAGAAATCGTGTCCATCCTGAAACGGAACGACTTCGACGCAGACGAACTTCGCCAGGAGGGCCAAAACCTTCCTCCACCGGATGACGACAGCTGGATCAACATTTCTCCGGAAGAACTGGACCGAATGCTCACGGAACGGTACGGCACCCGAAAGCTGTTTTCGATGAACGGAAATGCCAGCCCCGAAGCATTCACCAGCATGGTAACCGACTTTCTCGAACAGAAAAGTGAATTCGATGGAGTTGACCAAGACGCGGCCATAGCCCAGCTAGATCTGGGAGCGTTCAAGCCTGTCAAGCCGAAGCGCACCAAAAGCAAGGCCAAAGCGGACTTGCAGAATAATCTTCCGCAGCCTTCGCCTCTGCATCAGCCGATAGATTTCGATCCGGATGCCTTCGGTGCCCACGTGAAGCACATGTTGGATCTGGTGATTCCGGAAGATCGTTGGGATTCCTCGGATGCGTCTGATATGAGCGATTACGACGAGGATGCCTACGATCAGAACATCGAGGACATGGCGACGTCTCGTAGGGCCAAAGGCGTTAAGAACGAACTGCAAACATACATGGACCAGATGGATCGGGAGCTGGCCAAGACTACGATCGGCAAGAGCTTCGAAACGGACATCAGTGAATCGAATCGGGAAGAGGATGAGGCTAGACGACAATCCGACTTGGACGATTTCGATGACATCGAAAGCTTCAAACCGGTGAACATCGACGTGAACGTGCTGAAGAATATGATGGAAAGTTACCAATCGCAGGTCGGTGGCCCGGGACCTGCTGCGAACCTCCTCGGATCGATGGGAGTCCATCTGTCGAGGACTTCCAACGGACCATCCAAATCAGGGAACACAAAGCAAACTGATGTTTGA